One Pocillopora verrucosa isolate sample1 chromosome 10, ASM3666991v2, whole genome shotgun sequence genomic window carries:
- the LOC131790409 gene encoding probable ATP-dependent RNA helicase DHX37 gives MGRMRQRHNWKARLQPEASKKDTNSALTDDQKGVLEKTTVDDDYKFSHDDSNILVAPSKKGKVKVAIKNPIDKRKKLTKKQRKRLEKIVETKKKKAKRAELLKALSEYTVSDKELSQMSSTTDLGQSNTTKKRTISEVEESAARKVVISSVRCGRKKGKRLRLERKALDPAPAKIAKTIEEEIESGESSESEEEDGGIPDSLQEENLLAERLPLNEQNTDIEEKDENKSDLSKSKEDAGENSAESTVKTISEKVETVKKELKPAIFMEVKRNSEIQTARLQLPILAEEQAVMEAIHDNDVVILCGETGSGKTTQVPQFLYEGGYTTRGLIGVTEPRRVAAVTMSRRVALELNMSTELVSYQIRYEGNVTENTIMKFMTDGVLLKEIENDFFLSKYSVVVIDEAHERSVFTDILMGLLSRIVPKRKTQGKQLKLIIMSATLRVEDFTSNTRLFSIPPPVVTVESRQFPVTVHFNKRTPDDYLNEAFRKVCKIHRTLPPGGILVFVTGQAEVHGLCRKLKRTFPCNLRKENSKQKVDASDENSGDDEDHFDLDNYSVNPAVEDRDAEDEDLGEYNLNDNDSDSEFNLDDGAFTPSIDKNLPMFVLPLYSLLSSQQQAKVFQPPPDGTRLCVVATNVAETSLTIPNIKYVVDTGMVKRRYYDKITGVSSFKITWTSRASANQRAGRAGRVEPGHCYRLYSSAVFTNDFEEFSAPEISRRPVEDLVLQMKDLNIDKVVNFPFPTPPDLTALQSAERLLLNLGALEEKKTMKGNVNAVITPLGRAMAKFPVSPRYAKMLCLGHQENCMEYVIAIVSALTVKEIFADDNDKETTQVTKEDRRKISRLRRTWAGQGDAQKLGDAMVLLRAVGACEYAGCTEKFCSENGLRHKGMIEIRKLRAQLTNSVNLVNADAKVMLNPRMSPPSPAQCVALRQICLSGLCGHVARKNPTGNDPQRKNAYSCMSLGEPVFIHPSSALFEVLPEYVIYQEIVETSKLFMKGVIAVESDWIPILVPSLCTFSKPLEEHPPRYDSDAGVVKCHMKCSFGPKSWQVPPQELEYPAGLDRYKWFAKFLLEGKVIPAFAKFVPFLLCPPVTMIKSWAKLQPRTEILLSELVNGKADSKIALMAALKKDPKFLLATLKQWIPQSKHSELTLSWPPKD, from the exons ATGGGTCGCATGAGGCAGAGGCATAACTGGAAGGCAAGGTTGCAGCCAGAGGCTTCGAAAAAGGACACGAATTCAGCGCTTACTGATGACCAGAAAGGTGTTTTGGAAAAGACTACGGTAGATGACGACTACAAATTTTCCCATGACGATTCCAACATTCTCGTCGCCCCGAGTAAGAAAGGCAAGGTTAAGGTAGCCATTAAGAACCCAATTGATAAGCGAAAGAAGCTAACAAAGAAACAACgaaaaagactggaaaaaattgtcgagacgaagaaaaagaaagctaagCGAGCAGAATTGCTTAAAGCGCTCTCCGAGTATACTGTCAGTGATAAAGAGTTGTCTCAAATGAGTTCTACGACTGATCTAGGCCAGTctaacacaacaaagaaaagaacGATTTCGGAAGTTGAAGAAAGTGCAGCCAGAAAAGTAGTCATCTCAAGTGTTCGCTGTGGTcgtaaaaaaggcaaaagacTGCGATTAGAGAGAAAAGCCCTCGATCCTGCTCCTGCTAAGATTGCAAAGACGATAGAGGAAGAAATAGAATCTGGAGAATCATCAGAAAGCGAAGAAGAGGATGGAGGTATCCCCGATTCGTTGCAGGAGGAGAATCTACTCGCGGAAAGGTTACCTTTGAATGAACAGAATACAGACATAgaggaaaaagatgaaaacaaaagtgaTCTTTCAAAATCTAAAGAGGATGCAGGGGAAAATTCTGCAGAATCAACAGTTAAAACGATCTCAGAGAAAGTGGAGACCGTGAAAAAGGAATTGAAGCCAGCAATTTTCATGGAAGTAAAGAGGAACTCAGAAATTCAGACTGCAAGGCTTCAGCTTCCGATCCTCGCCGAAGAGCAAGCTGTCATGGAAGCGATTCACGATAATGACGTAGTTATCCTTTGTGGTGAAACCGGAAGTGGAAAGACCACTCAAGTCCCTCAGTTTTTATACGAAGGTGGATACACTACACGAGGACTGATTGGCGTGACAGAACCACGCCGGGTAGCTGCCGTGACAATGTCACGCAGGGTAGCACTAGAGCTGAATATGAGTACCGAGCTGGTGTCTTACCAGATTCGTTATGAAGGTAACGTGACAGAAAATACCATCATGAAATTTATGACAGATGGTGTGCTACtcaaggaaattgaaaatgactttttcttgtcaaaatacTCGGTCGTTGTGATCGACGAAGCCCATGAGCGAAGTGTATTCACTGATATTTTAATGGGACTGCTTTCAAGAATAGTTCCAAAGCGTAAAACTCAAGGTAAACAGCTCAAACTTATCATCATGTCCGCCACACTTCGTGTGGAAGATTTTACGAGTAATACGCGTCTTTTCTCCATCCCACCCCCGGTGGTGACCGTGGAGTCCAGACAGTTTCCTGTCACTGTACACTTTAATAAGAGGACGCCAGATGACTACCTAAATGAGGCATTCCGTAAAGTTTGCAAAATCCACCGCACCCTACCCCCGGGAGGGATATTGGTGTTTGTGACAGGTCAGGCCGAAGTGCACGGTTTATGTAGAAAGCTGAAGAGAACATTTCCTTGCAACCTGCGCAAGGAAAATTCGAAACAAAAGGTAGATGCGAGCGATGAAAACTCAGGTGATGATGAAGATCACTTCGATCTTGATAATTATTCCGTAAACCCGGCTGTGGAAGATAGAGACGCTGAAGACGAAGATCTTGGTGAATACAACCTCAACGACAACGACAGCGATAGTGAGTTTAATCTCGACGACGGCGCGTTTACGCCGTCGATCGACAAAAATTTACCCATGTTTGTTCTGCCGTTGTATTCGCTTCTCTCGAGCCAACAACAAGCTAAGGTATTTCAGCCACCCCCCGACGGGACTCGGTTGTGCGTCGTAGCGACCAATGTAGCAGAAACGTCGTTGACAATTCCCAACATCAAGTACGTAGTGGACACGGGTATGGTAAAGAGGCGTTATTACGATAAAATCACTGGAGtgtcttcttttaaaatcaCGTGGACATCCAGGGCCTCAGCCAATCAAAGAGCAGGTAGAGCTGGCAGAGTGGAGCCTGGACACTGCTATCGTTTATATTCTTCGGCCGTGTTTACCAACGACTTTGAAGAGTTCTCAGCTCCTGAAATATCACGTCGTCCAGTGGAAGACCTTGTGTTGCAGATGAAGGACTTGAACATTGACAAAGTAGTAAACTTCCCCTTTCCCACTCCGCCTGACCTAACAGCGTTGCAAAGCGCAGAGAGGTTGCTGTTAAATCTAGGCGCGCTGGAGGAGAAGAAAACAATGAAGGGAAATGTGAATGCAGTGATCACTCCTCTTGGACGCGCCATGGCTAAGTTTCCTGTGTCTCCGAGATACGCAAAGATGCTCTGCCTGGGGCATCAGGAAAATTGCATGGAATACGTCATCGCTATTGTATCCGCTCTCACGGTGAAAGAAATCTTTGCAGATGACAACGACAAAGAAACGACCCAGGTAACAAAGGAAGATCGGCGAAAGATATCTCGCTTGCGGCGGACTTGGGCAGGCCAAGGTGACGCCCAGAAGCTCGGAGACGCGATGGTTCTTCTTAGAGCTGTTGGGGCTTGTGAATATGCCGGCTGCACAGAAAAGTTTTGCTCTGAGAATGGACTTCGTCACAAAGGAATGATCGAGATCAGAAAGCTCCGTGCCCAGCTTACAAACTCGGTAAATCTTGTCAATGCTGATGCAAAAGTGATGCTTAATCCTCGGATGAGCCCGCCATCACCCGCCCAGTGCGTTGCCCTTCGGCAGATATGCCTATCGGGCCTTTGCGGCCATGTAGCCCGCAAGAACCCCACAGGAAATGACCCCCAACGAAAGAATGCTTACAGCTGCATGTCCCTGGGTGAGCCTGTCTTCATTCACCCATCCTCTGCGCTCTTTGAAGTGTTACCAGAATACGTGATTTATCAAGAAATCGTCGAGACCTCAAAACTTTTTATGAAAG GTGTTATTGCTGTTGAGTCCGATTGGATCCCAATTCTGGTCCCGAGTTTGTGCACATTCTCCAAACCCCTCGAAGAACATCCGCCTCGTTATGACTCCGACGCTGGCGTCGTCAAGTGCCACATGAAATGTTCATTTGGACCCAAGTCCTGGCAGGTGCCCCCTCAGGAGCTTGAATATCCTGCGGGACTCGATAGATACAAGTGGTTTGCAAAGTTCTTGCTCGAGGGAAAAGTAATCCCAGCATTTGCAAAGTTTGTGCCATTCCTGTTGTGCCCACCAGTTACAATGATCAAGTCCTGGGCAAAACTACAGCCGAGGACCGAAATCCTACTAAGTGAACTTGTGAACGGGAAGGCCGATAGCAAGATTGCCCTTATGGCCGCTTTAAAAAAAGATCCGAAGTTTTTATTAGCTACCCTGAAACAGTGGATTCCTCAGAGCAAACATAGCGAACTGACTTTATCATGGCCACCTAAAGACTAA